From the genome of Argentina anserina chromosome 4, drPotAnse1.1, whole genome shotgun sequence, one region includes:
- the LOC126791057 gene encoding uncharacterized protein LOC126791057, with product MATGYDGKIIRGNMSRWSGLPKDLCQHILSGSTLKGINRFKAVCPSWSAAADEMIKSPTFTCSPETTWLVLPGDMNKGEAIDGSSRFYSLDGNFYNSNTNMPEETREAICFGSSHGWLVLLNDQLDFMLTTPFLPGIQLSLPPLKTFPDILSITYHKGTTYAYNIVDHFKLERKTAILPIKEDFTSVKDLASKLMRAKAVLSSRPTFSSKDQIGVMVIYMFGLEEIRYNSLAFCTTSDHKWTKLEERKWYMEIMGRDNEFFVLMKDYTVDVWNFGTSSIPMKKMEIKPDACALLAGPTKKCHKVYLIKTAGTGLMLVAMDYHMSLDRLHVYQMEGETPVWKEVESIGNNVLVLGSNNSRVMSHHESLRCDSDSIYYVKKSNSGSYNLKVFSLKDKSNKEVCELPVDFEPLAFSGL from the coding sequence ATGGCGACTGGATACGACGGTAAAATCATACGAGGCAACATGTCAAGATGGTCTGGATTACCGAAAGACTTATGTCAACATATCTTATCAGGATCCACTCTCAAAGGCATTAATCGATTCAAAGCAGTGTGTCCATCTTGGTCTGCTGCAGCTGATGAGATGATTAAATCACCAACCTTCACTTGTTCACCGGAAACAACGTGGCTCGTTCTTCCCGGAGACATGAACAAAGGGGAGGCCATTGATGGGTCTTCTAGGTTTTACAGCCTTGACGGAAACTTTTACAACTCCAACACCAACATGCCGGAGGAGACGAGAGAGGCCATTTGCTTTGGATCCTCTCACGGCTGGCTAGTTTTGTTGAACGACCAGCTTGATTTCATGCTGACAACTCCATTCTTACCTGGGATTCAACTATCCCTCCCACCACTCAAGACCTTTCCAGATATACTTAGCATTACTTATCATAAAGGTACTACTTATGCATACAATATTGTCGACCACTTCAAATTAGAGCGGAAAACCGCTATTTTGCCTATAAAAGAGGATTTCACTTCTGTGAAGGATTTGGCAAGCAAGCTCATGAGAGCCAAGGCTGTGTTGTCTTCGCGTCCAACATTCAGCAGCAAAGACCAGATTGGAGTCATGGTGATATACATGTTTGGACTCGAAGAGATAAGATACAACAGCCTTGCATTCTGCACAACATCTGATCATAAGTGGACAAAACTTGAGGAGCGCAAATGGTACATGGAAATCATGGGGCGTGATAACGAGTTCTTTGTCTTAATGAAAGACTACACCGTTGATGTCTGGAATTTCGGCACATCTTCCATTCCgatgaagaagatggagaTAAAACCTGATGCATGTGCATTACTTGCAGGACCAACCAAAAAGTGTCACAAAGTTTACTTGATCAAAACAGCAGGGACTGGTCTAATGCTAGTAGCAATGGATTATCATATGTCACTAGATCGACTCCACGTTTATCAGATGGAAGGGGAAACTCCTGTGTGGAAGGAGGTGGAATCGATTGGGAACAATGTCTTGGTTTTAGGTTCGAACAATTCCAGAGTAATGTCACACCATGAATCCCTACGCTGTGATAGTGATTCAATCTATTATGTGAAGAAGTCAAATTCTGGATCTTATAACTTAAAAGTGTTTAGCTTGAAAGACAAATCCAATAAAGAAGTCTGTGAACTTCCAGTCGACTTTGAACCACTAGCTTTTTCGGGATTATAA
- the LOC126791059 gene encoding putative F-box protein At1g23770 — protein sequence MEIDGMQTNNQAAGNLKALREVVYTTLLDSDFVPLPPLVSGKSALYTLPGIPQNGGEVTEGIAMVFHYFSPFVEAFCGRHPVVLLDETKQVKKIRNVVKMKEIALPLLVIYCAVTLARLRAPPCRLLDLPLDLKSKIMKLLPLEDIGRVSCVCKELQNLANDECDDDFWKQKEYGTNLIEFRSAVQILVWGRRSRPLEVLLC from the exons ATGGAAATCGATGGGATGCAGACTAATAACCAAGCTGCTGGCAATCTCAAGGCGTTGAGAGAAGTGGTATATACGACCCTCTTAGATTCCGATTTTGTGCCGTTACCCCCTTTGGTTTCAGGTAAATCTGCTCTCTATACTTTGCCTGGGATTCCACAGAATGGTGGTGAGGTTACTGAAGGAATTGCAATGGTGTTTCACTATTTCAGCCCATTCGTTGAGGCCTTCTGTGGCCGTCACCCTGTAGTGTTGTTGGATGAGACGAA ACAAGTTAAGAAAATTAGGAATGTTGTGAAGATGAAGGAGATAGCACTGCCATTACTAGTAATTTATTGTGCAGTCACACTCGCCCGTTTGCGAGCTCCACCGTGCCGCCTTTTGGATCTTCCTCTGGATCTTAAATCAAAGATTATGAAGTTGCTGCCATTAGAGGATATTGGTAGAGTTTCATGTGTTTGCAAGGAGCTGCAGAATCTGGCTAATGATGAATGTGATGATGACTTCTGGAAGCAAAAGGAGTATGGCACAAATTTGATAGAGTTTCGTTCAGCGGTTCAGATATTGGTTTGGGGAAGACGATCGCGTCCCTTGGAAGTCCTGCTATGTTGA